Proteins co-encoded in one Gossypium arboreum isolate Shixiya-1 chromosome 11, ASM2569848v2, whole genome shotgun sequence genomic window:
- the LOC108470990 gene encoding guanosine deaminase yields the protein MEEAKVLEAKEGTISVASAFPGHQEAVQDRDHKFLTQAIGEAYKGVECKDGGPFGAVVVRNDEVVVSCHNMVLRNTDPTAHAEVTAIREACKKLNQIELSDCEIYASCEPCPMCFGAIHLSRIKRLVYGAKAEAAIAIGFDDFIADALRGTGFYQKANLEIKQADGTGAVIAEQVFEKTKEKFTLY from the exons ATGGAAGAGGCAAAGG tgtTGGAAGCTAAAGAAGGAACCATTTCCGTTGCCTCTGCTTTTCCTGGTCATCAAGAAG CTGTACAGGATAGAGATCACAAATTCTTAACACAAGCAATTGGAGAAGCATATAAAGGGGTTGAATGTAAGGATGGAGGGCCGTTTGGTGCAGTTGTCGTTCGCAATGACGAAGTCGTTGTGAGTTGTCACAACATGGTTTTGAGAAACACTGACCCTACTGCACATGCAGAGGTTACTGCTATTAGAGAG GCATGCAAGAAGCTGAATCAAATTGAGCTCTCGGACTGTGAAATATATGCTTCATGCGAGCCTTGCCCAATGTGCTTCGGTGCTATCCATCTGTCGAGAATCAAG AGGCTGGTTTATGGAGCGAAAGCAGAGGCAGCCATAGCAATAGGATTTGATGATTTCATTGCGGATGCATTGAGAGGTACTGGGTTTTACCAGAAGGCTAACCTGGAGATCAAGCAAGCCGATGGAACAGGTGCTGTCATTGCAGAACAAGTATTTGAGAAGACCAAGGAAAAGTTCACCTTGTattaa